A single Thermosynechococcus vestitus BP-1 DNA region contains:
- a CDS encoding NAD-dependent malic enzyme, with translation MVKLTPTPAYSLTLRLETSLDPTELGTVLQIIGGQQGQVGSIRLLEKTANRILRELVVVAASQEHGQAIVNAVKSDGQATVLEVSDRTFRLHEGGKITIKSKHPLQEYDDLAMAYTPGVGRVSQAIADDPDLVHKLTIKSHTVAIVSDGSAVLGLGNIGPEAALPVMEGKAMLFQEFAGLDAFPICLATQEVDEIVATVKRIAPVFGGINLEDISAPRCFDIEARLQAELDIPVFHDDQHGTAIVTLAALKNALQFVGKSLETVRIVINGAGAAGIAVARLLRKAGAKDLILCNRRGILSLQTDLTPAQKEFAVTQTGTLADALGDADVFIGLSAPGVLTVEMVQRMAKEAIVFAMANPVPEIQPELIYNHVAVVATGRSDYPNQINNVLAFPGVFKGTLACRAPRMTEEMFLAAAEAIAGLVSPSERHSAYIVPSVFDPRVAPAVAKAVEDCARSLGLARA, from the coding sequence ATGGTGAAACTGACGCCAACCCCTGCCTACAGTCTGACCCTGCGATTAGAGACCTCCTTGGATCCAACGGAATTGGGAACGGTTCTTCAGATCATTGGCGGGCAACAGGGGCAAGTGGGTTCCATCAGGCTCCTTGAGAAAACGGCCAATAGAATCCTGCGGGAACTGGTGGTGGTGGCTGCCAGCCAGGAGCATGGGCAGGCTATTGTCAATGCTGTGAAATCTGACGGCCAAGCCACAGTGCTAGAGGTGAGCGATCGCACCTTCCGCCTCCATGAGGGCGGCAAAATCACCATTAAGAGCAAGCATCCGCTGCAAGAATACGACGATCTGGCGATGGCCTATACGCCGGGTGTGGGTCGGGTATCCCAGGCGATCGCTGACGATCCAGACTTGGTTCACAAACTCACCATTAAAAGCCATACCGTTGCCATTGTCAGTGACGGTAGCGCTGTGTTGGGCTTGGGCAATATCGGCCCAGAGGCTGCCCTACCGGTGATGGAGGGCAAAGCCATGCTCTTTCAAGAATTTGCTGGCTTGGACGCCTTTCCCATCTGTTTGGCCACCCAAGAGGTGGATGAAATCGTTGCCACCGTGAAGCGGATTGCCCCTGTCTTTGGTGGCATCAACCTAGAGGATATTAGTGCCCCCCGCTGCTTTGACATCGAAGCTCGCCTGCAGGCGGAACTGGATATCCCTGTGTTTCACGACGATCAGCACGGCACGGCCATTGTCACCCTTGCGGCCCTTAAAAATGCCCTGCAATTCGTGGGTAAATCCTTAGAAACGGTGCGCATTGTGATTAATGGCGCAGGGGCGGCTGGGATTGCCGTGGCACGACTCCTGCGCAAAGCGGGGGCCAAAGACTTAATTTTATGTAATCGCCGCGGCATTCTCTCACTGCAGACAGACCTAACTCCCGCTCAAAAGGAATTTGCCGTTACCCAAACGGGAACCCTTGCCGATGCCCTTGGGGATGCCGATGTCTTTATTGGCCTGAGCGCCCCTGGTGTCCTCACAGTGGAAATGGTACAGCGCATGGCCAAAGAAGCGATTGTTTTTGCCATGGCCAATCCGGTTCCGGAAATCCAACCAGAACTCATCTATAACCATGTGGCGGTGGTCGCCACTGGCCGCAGTGACTACCCCAACCAAATCAACAATGTGCTGGCCTTTCCGGGGGTGTTTAAGGGTACCCTTGCCTGTCGAGCACCACGAATGACCGAGGAAATGTTCCTCGCGGCAGCAGAAGCGATCGCGGGCTTGGTGAGTCCCTCGGAACGCCACTCAGCCTATATTGTTCCCTCGGTGTTTGACCCCCGGGTGGCACCAGCGGTGGCCAAGGCAGTGGAGGACTGCGCGCGATCGCTGGGGTTAGCCCGTGCCTAG
- a CDS encoding DUF3172 domain-containing protein, protein MPRRSPSPPRPRPQTRRPPEPESKSAVNTRTLAVLGGVFIIGVGVGVTFSKTTTLNPDNVASTQFIDQAAPNPDICVQFGASAIAVDTRIFVTFNPFSVFVSQPSMQPGCVLRANNVALLEQRQLITGEQLRSCRQRLNTFGYVGNLDAKPEISCVYQSTTDKNLFLKLSGLGNGAAGETGNF, encoded by the coding sequence ATGCCTCGACGTTCGCCATCTCCACCGCGTCCCCGTCCCCAAACTCGTCGTCCTCCAGAGCCAGAATCCAAGTCGGCGGTGAACACCCGTACCTTGGCGGTCTTGGGCGGCGTTTTCATTATTGGGGTTGGCGTTGGCGTCACCTTTAGCAAAACCACGACCCTTAACCCAGATAACGTGGCCTCGACGCAGTTTATTGATCAAGCAGCGCCCAATCCCGATATTTGCGTGCAATTTGGCGCGAGCGCGATCGCGGTGGATACGCGGATTTTTGTGACCTTTAATCCCTTTTCGGTTTTTGTGTCTCAACCCTCAATGCAACCGGGCTGTGTTCTGCGGGCCAACAACGTTGCCCTCCTAGAGCAGCGACAACTCATTACGGGTGAACAGTTGCGCAGTTGTCGCCAACGGCTGAATACCTTTGGCTATGTTGGTAACCTAGACGCCAAGCCTGAAATTAGCTGTGTCTATCAGAGCACAACGGATAAAAACCTCTTCCTCAAACTCTCAGGCTTGGGTAATGGTGCTGCGGGTGAAACCGGTAATTTCTAG
- a CDS encoding DUF1818 family protein yields MELRVGQGWRVGWRSDQHYAGLVGAEDWATELTDAEFRAFVELFRQLHEQLQAIAPELMPEEMITLSGHNDAVQLELEGYPHAYSLHLIVLGDRRVEGTWPAPVPPDFLLACCELKDGIAKGQSLQ; encoded by the coding sequence ATGGAACTGCGAGTGGGGCAAGGCTGGCGGGTGGGCTGGCGCAGTGATCAACACTATGCAGGTCTGGTGGGTGCCGAGGATTGGGCCACCGAACTCACTGACGCTGAGTTTAGGGCATTTGTGGAGCTATTTCGCCAACTCCATGAGCAGCTTCAGGCGATCGCCCCCGAATTGATGCCCGAGGAAATGATTACCCTCAGTGGCCACAACGACGCTGTGCAGTTGGAATTGGAGGGCTATCCCCATGCCTATAGCCTGCATCTGATTGTGTTGGGCGATCGCCGCGTTGAGGGTACATGGCCTGCCCCTGTGCCCCCAGACTTTCTCCTTGCCTGCTGTGAACTGAAGGACGGGATTGCGAAGGGGCAAAGTTTACAATAG
- a CDS encoding RNA recognition motif domain-containing protein, producing the protein MTLYIGNLSYEATENDLREVFEKYGAIRRIVLPVDRETGKRRGFAFVELADETQEAVAIDDLDGATWLGRVLKVNKAKPKQPGGQSNSSL; encoded by the coding sequence ATGACACTGTACATCGGCAACCTCTCCTACGAGGCCACTGAAAACGATCTTCGCGAAGTTTTTGAAAAATATGGTGCCATTCGCCGGATTGTGTTGCCGGTGGATCGCGAAACCGGTAAGCGACGGGGCTTTGCGTTTGTCGAACTGGCAGATGAAACCCAGGAGGCCGTTGCCATTGATGATCTTGATGGTGCCACATGGCTAGGGCGAGTCCTGAAAGTGAACAAGGCCAAGCCAAAACAGCCGGGGGGGCAGTCAAACTCTTCCTTATAA
- the feoB gene encoding ferrous iron transport protein B: MTPSTIALLGLPNTGKSTFFNRIAAARARVGNWPGITVDLAEAEMSLNGERVKLVDLPGIYDLAGTAADETIVREFFQRVPVRLVLVILNASQIQHQLRLALQVKAWGLPMVVLLNMADEAGQLGIEIDTAKLSDRLGVPVVALSAKYGGGYWQAYETICHALKEAPIPQGPLLQPTLPELDSGAIAPLLADTVTFPSRTVRRLTEQLDDWLLHPLWGLPLFFGGLYLVFQVVWVLGLGLQGWLSDTFEAFQGQVLEPVFAGLPPLLSSLLLEGLYGGITTVAAFVPLVTIFFIVMAIVEDSGYLARAAYLMDGLMARLGLDGRSFVLGLMGFGCNVPALMATRIIRSPGLRLLTMLIIPFSLCSARLQVFVFLIACLFPPQWGAAVLVSLYGWSILAALFTALCFQGYFPNTDPFLLELPPYRWPTAQQVILRAWGEVRHFLSRATGFIMMGVLVVWALTHLPLNATPSSPETWAGRLGTALQPLLAPVGITPELTIALIVGFVAKEIVIGALAVIYHLSGTSLQQAIAQDLTPLQAYSFMLFTLLYTPCLSTLATLWSESKRGPLTIFATLYALGIAWLVSGAVYQLGHWWGWG, from the coding sequence ATGACCCCCAGCACGATCGCTCTTCTCGGCCTCCCCAACACTGGTAAATCGACATTTTTCAATCGCATTGCTGCCGCCCGTGCCCGTGTGGGCAACTGGCCAGGGATTACGGTGGACTTAGCAGAAGCGGAGATGTCCCTCAATGGTGAGAGGGTTAAGCTGGTGGATTTACCAGGCATCTACGATCTAGCGGGGACAGCTGCCGATGAAACCATTGTGCGTGAGTTTTTCCAACGGGTGCCGGTGCGGTTGGTGTTGGTGATTCTCAATGCCAGTCAGATTCAGCATCAATTGCGCTTAGCCCTGCAGGTGAAGGCGTGGGGGCTACCCATGGTGGTGCTTTTGAATATGGCTGATGAGGCTGGGCAACTGGGGATTGAGATTGATACTGCGAAGTTGAGCGATCGCCTGGGGGTGCCCGTCGTTGCTCTCAGTGCTAAATACGGTGGTGGCTATTGGCAGGCCTACGAAACAATTTGCCATGCGCTCAAGGAAGCCCCTATTCCCCAAGGGCCGCTCCTGCAACCAACGTTGCCAGAGCTTGATTCGGGAGCGATCGCACCCCTACTAGCGGACACCGTCACTTTCCCTAGTCGCACCGTTCGTAGACTGACAGAGCAATTGGATGACTGGTTGCTACACCCCCTGTGGGGACTGCCCCTGTTTTTTGGGGGGCTATACCTTGTCTTTCAAGTGGTGTGGGTACTGGGTCTAGGGCTGCAGGGCTGGCTCAGTGATACCTTTGAAGCCTTTCAGGGACAGGTGCTAGAGCCAGTTTTTGCCGGGCTTCCCCCCTTGCTCAGCAGTTTGCTGCTTGAGGGCCTCTATGGCGGCATAACCACAGTGGCAGCGTTTGTGCCCTTAGTCACCATCTTCTTTATTGTGATGGCGATCGTCGAAGACAGTGGCTACTTGGCCCGGGCTGCTTATCTCATGGATGGGCTCATGGCCCGCTTGGGTTTAGATGGCCGCAGTTTTGTTCTCGGCTTGATGGGCTTTGGCTGCAATGTCCCGGCCCTGATGGCCACCCGCATTATTCGCTCGCCGGGGCTGCGGCTACTGACAATGCTGATCATTCCCTTTTCCCTCTGTTCAGCACGGCTACAGGTGTTTGTCTTTCTCATTGCCTGTTTGTTTCCACCGCAGTGGGGGGCAGCGGTCCTTGTGTCTCTCTATGGTTGGAGTATTCTCGCCGCCTTGTTCACGGCCCTCTGTTTTCAAGGTTATTTCCCGAATACAGATCCCTTTTTGCTGGAGTTGCCCCCCTATCGTTGGCCGACGGCACAACAGGTGATCCTGCGGGCCTGGGGCGAGGTGCGGCACTTTCTCTCGCGGGCAACGGGCTTCATTATGATGGGTGTGTTGGTGGTGTGGGCATTGACCCATTTGCCCTTGAATGCAACCCCCTCAAGCCCAGAGACCTGGGCGGGCCGACTGGGGACGGCGCTACAGCCGCTTTTGGCACCGGTGGGCATTACACCTGAACTGACGATCGCCCTCATTGTTGGCTTTGTGGCTAAGGAGATTGTCATTGGCGCGTTGGCAGTTATCTATCACCTTTCCGGTACCTCCCTACAGCAGGCGATCGCCCAGGACTTGACCCCCCTGCAGGCCTACAGCTTTATGCTTTTTACGCTCCTTTACACCCCCTGTCTCAGCACCCTGGCCACCCTCTGGAGTGAATCAAAACGCGGACCGTTGACAATTTTTGCTACCCTCTATGCCTTGGGGATAGCGTGGCTTGTGAGCGGCGCTGTCTATCAACTGGGGCACTGGTGGGGCTGGGGCTAA
- a CDS encoding GAF domain-containing protein, giving the protein MTSAKSPKVSPPLAALVNTIKQLQQQEQIGGLIAPLVSFVQETLGMSFVWLGLYNEASKQLIGQGGTTPVGDHPFLKQKLTLAAGSLLDQVLMNRKPISLPSLKEEPRLGELREAATRLGIQGTAIYPIVRHRQPLGILITGSTTWGDTLRGDDLAHMSLLVSALGPELERLAATKTTKGVPEAKQVAAAAMTSDDPIRHLLQEASRANSFSQRIEALLLAVHQFCQPQRTSLFWRDVAQPLYRRRSYTVGKPQSRESQRQPLAITQQELAGCYTALASGQTVSVSDSQSVVSATAPLRLMQMLNCRALLATPILVGTEVVGFLTFERNDPYPWNDNEKKLLQITAELLALAAPTERLEHLLAQTQHAQSLVSELAQAICDEQDWRRVLHRAGERLAADLGAQWVFLLTYNSLTQAFDVVFQYPAPRGRDRHPPFPPLQKMDWQLLETATTAIALEDYSNELRLYSWKEVLGKLNIQSLLAATTTPGHSLEALLLVGRTEPTLWGKGQQTLVQEVARLLGLISHQWQLQKTNTQQEQVRSAMLAGLRALQRTQNLERLELTGLQQLMNLMQVPLVALVTWQPGQTVGSIVAPPPSHPKFVIRNDIEIPIYEDPLIHSALMASQADVNGNPYAGLIQTTAAELDPRTREWLSGPDIGQILAIALRTDPEYEPSGVLIVADHRDRLWSTLHLEAFITLVNHLAWAHRSTSLIQMLTQGWQTLETLNWYKHRRLEQVYGQLTSFCQQLTQWVQEHPEADPLLRRLGTLLQTQLESLHPLLSHEVWQLDKATHTAGLAVVLKRVMDRIENWKQRKQLWIQVHNQPVLTLNGDLSKLELILYELLLFACQRSPSQGRIDIWCQQIEGIGQGGKTASWLELSITDNGEVEPQLLIKLHQLEHLDWLAPSSLDQPPGRHLKICCHLCQRLGYSLDMYKLEDGRFLSRLLIPLNHGDTGTFELQSSQPRQ; this is encoded by the coding sequence ATGACCTCTGCGAAATCCCCGAAGGTCAGCCCCCCTTTGGCGGCACTAGTGAACACCATCAAACAGTTACAACAGCAAGAGCAAATTGGCGGACTCATTGCTCCCTTGGTGAGCTTTGTCCAAGAAACCCTCGGTATGTCCTTTGTCTGGTTGGGGCTGTACAATGAAGCCTCCAAACAACTCATTGGCCAAGGGGGAACAACGCCCGTCGGTGATCATCCCTTTCTCAAACAGAAACTGACCCTTGCTGCGGGCAGTCTTCTCGATCAGGTGTTGATGAACCGCAAGCCCATTAGTTTGCCTAGTCTTAAGGAGGAACCTCGCCTAGGAGAATTACGGGAAGCCGCCACCCGTTTGGGTATTCAAGGCACCGCTATCTATCCCATTGTCCGCCATCGTCAACCCCTTGGCATTCTCATCACCGGTTCCACCACATGGGGCGATACGCTGCGGGGGGATGATTTGGCCCACATGAGCCTCCTAGTCAGTGCCCTTGGACCAGAACTAGAACGCCTAGCAGCCACCAAAACAACGAAAGGGGTACCAGAAGCAAAGCAGGTGGCTGCTGCCGCAATGACTAGTGATGACCCCATACGCCATCTGCTGCAGGAGGCCAGCCGTGCCAATAGCTTCAGTCAGCGTATTGAAGCCCTGTTGCTGGCAGTGCACCAATTCTGTCAACCTCAACGTACCAGCCTCTTTTGGCGAGATGTGGCGCAACCCCTCTATCGGCGGCGCAGTTACACCGTTGGTAAACCCCAGAGCCGCGAGAGCCAGCGACAACCCCTAGCAATTACGCAGCAGGAGTTAGCAGGTTGTTATACTGCCCTTGCCAGTGGCCAAACCGTGAGTGTCAGCGATAGCCAAAGTGTGGTCAGTGCCACCGCACCATTGCGGCTGATGCAAATGCTCAACTGCCGTGCCCTTCTGGCAACCCCGATTCTGGTGGGCACCGAGGTCGTGGGCTTTCTCACATTCGAGCGCAATGACCCTTACCCTTGGAACGACAACGAGAAGAAGCTCCTGCAAATCACCGCAGAGCTATTGGCCTTAGCAGCCCCCACTGAACGTCTGGAACATCTCTTGGCACAGACGCAGCATGCCCAAAGCTTGGTGAGTGAGTTGGCTCAAGCCATCTGTGATGAGCAGGACTGGCGGCGGGTGCTCCACCGTGCGGGCGAAAGGTTGGCGGCGGATCTGGGGGCGCAGTGGGTCTTTTTGCTGACCTATAACTCCCTGACCCAAGCCTTTGATGTTGTGTTTCAGTATCCGGCTCCCCGGGGGCGCGATCGCCATCCCCCCTTCCCACCATTGCAAAAAATGGACTGGCAGCTTCTGGAAACGGCAACAACAGCCATTGCCCTTGAGGACTACAGCAATGAATTGCGCCTTTACTCTTGGAAAGAGGTTCTCGGCAAGCTGAATATCCAGTCCCTTCTAGCGGCAACCACCACCCCTGGCCATTCTCTGGAGGCGCTGCTGCTGGTGGGGCGCACTGAACCCACCCTTTGGGGCAAAGGTCAGCAAACCCTTGTACAGGAGGTGGCTCGCCTCCTTGGCCTGATTAGCCATCAGTGGCAACTGCAAAAGACCAATACGCAGCAGGAGCAGGTGCGATCGGCGATGTTGGCGGGGTTAAGGGCACTGCAACGCACCCAAAACCTCGAGCGCCTTGAACTGACGGGCTTGCAGCAGCTCATGAATTTGATGCAGGTGCCCCTTGTTGCTTTAGTAACTTGGCAACCCGGTCAGACCGTTGGCTCGATTGTGGCACCGCCCCCCAGCCATCCCAAGTTTGTCATTCGCAACGACATTGAGATTCCTATCTATGAGGATCCCCTCATCCACAGTGCCCTGATGGCCTCCCAAGCCGATGTCAATGGCAATCCCTACGCTGGGTTGATTCAAACCACGGCAGCCGAACTGGATCCCCGTACCCGTGAGTGGCTGTCGGGGCCAGATATTGGCCAAATTTTGGCGATCGCCCTGCGCACAGATCCAGAATATGAGCCTTCGGGAGTGCTGATTGTGGCCGATCACCGCGATCGCCTCTGGTCAACCTTGCACCTAGAGGCCTTCATTACCCTTGTCAACCATTTAGCTTGGGCACACCGCAGCACCTCCCTTATTCAGATGCTCACCCAAGGCTGGCAGACCCTTGAAACCCTCAACTGGTACAAACACCGTCGCCTTGAGCAGGTCTATGGTCAACTCACGAGTTTCTGCCAGCAGTTGACGCAATGGGTTCAGGAGCACCCCGAGGCAGACCCACTGCTGCGGCGGTTGGGCACGCTCCTGCAAACCCAGTTGGAATCTCTCCATCCTCTCCTGAGCCATGAGGTGTGGCAACTGGACAAAGCCACCCACACAGCAGGCCTAGCGGTGGTCCTCAAGCGAGTGATGGATCGCATCGAAAACTGGAAGCAGCGCAAACAACTGTGGATTCAAGTTCACAATCAGCCCGTGCTCACCCTCAATGGCGACCTTAGCAAGCTGGAGTTAATCCTCTATGAATTGCTGCTTTTTGCCTGCCAGCGATCGCCCTCCCAAGGTCGCATTGACATTTGGTGTCAGCAAATTGAAGGCATCGGTCAGGGGGGGAAAACGGCGTCTTGGCTGGAACTCTCCATTACCGACAATGGGGAAGTGGAGCCACAGTTACTCATTAAACTGCACCAACTGGAACATCTTGACTGGCTAGCTCCCTCTAGCCTTGATCAGCCCCCCGGGCGCCACCTCAAAATTTGCTGCCATCTTTGTCAACGCCTAGGCTACAGCCTTGACATGTATAAGTTAGAGGATGGCCGCTTCCTCAGTCGTCTGCTCATTCCCCTCAATCATGGCGACACGGGTACCTTCGAACTGCAATCCTCACAGCCACGCCAATGA
- a CDS encoding MlaE family lipid ABC transporter permease subunit → MKWPRLRWRASQGVQRLGTALLLGGQVIYRVLRGRIALRNLIEQMALVGPASLSVALITAAFVGMVFTIQVAREFIAFGATSAVGGVLAIALARELGPVLTAVVLAGRVGSAFAAEIGTMKVTEQIDALYMLGTNPVDYLVVPRFIACVVMLPILNILALVTGLWGGLIIGDYLYGIPPGVYIESIQNFLQTWDLWSSIIKSGIFGGVVAIIGCSWGITTTGGAKGVGQSTTAAVVISLLAIFILNFFLSWALFGGNSSLVPTF, encoded by the coding sequence ATGAAGTGGCCACGGCTACGCTGGCGTGCAAGCCAAGGTGTCCAACGCTTGGGTACAGCCCTTCTCTTAGGGGGTCAAGTCATCTACCGTGTGCTGCGGGGGCGGATTGCTCTGCGTAACTTGATCGAGCAAATGGCTTTGGTGGGGCCTGCCTCCCTCAGTGTTGCCCTGATTACAGCTGCCTTCGTGGGTATGGTGTTTACGATTCAAGTCGCCCGTGAATTTATTGCCTTTGGTGCCACGTCTGCGGTGGGTGGGGTGCTGGCGATCGCCCTTGCGCGGGAACTAGGGCCTGTACTGACAGCGGTGGTGCTCGCCGGCCGGGTTGGCTCCGCCTTTGCAGCTGAAATTGGTACCATGAAAGTCACTGAGCAAATTGACGCCCTCTATATGTTAGGCACCAACCCCGTAGATTACTTAGTGGTGCCACGGTTTATTGCCTGTGTGGTCATGTTGCCAATTCTTAATATCCTAGCACTGGTAACGGGTTTGTGGGGGGGGTTGATTATTGGCGATTATCTCTACGGTATTCCCCCTGGGGTATATATTGAGTCCATTCAGAACTTTCTGCAAACTTGGGATCTGTGGAGTTCAATTATCAAATCGGGCATTTTTGGTGGTGTGGTGGCCATCATTGGCTGCAGTTGGGGCATTACAACCACGGGGGGCGCCAAGGGAGTCGGTCAATCCACCACGGCAGCAGTGGTGATCTCGCTACTGGCCATTTTTATTCTCAACTTTTTCCTGTCTTGGGCACTCTTTGGCGGCAACAGTAGCCTCGTACCCACGTTCTAG
- the bcp gene encoding thioredoxin-dependent thiol peroxidase: MSLTAGAIAPPFELADATGQLVRLADFQGQWVILYFYPRDNTPGCTTEACAYRELSATLGDRNVVILGISPDSVTSHAKFQQKLDLPFRLLADVDAKVAQAYGSYGPKKFMGKEYLGVYRDTFLIDPTGKIAAIYRRVKPAAHVAQVLADLERLQG, from the coding sequence ATGTCCCTAACCGCTGGGGCGATCGCTCCCCCCTTTGAACTGGCGGATGCCACGGGTCAGTTGGTGCGTTTGGCTGACTTTCAAGGCCAGTGGGTGATTCTCTATTTCTATCCCCGTGACAATACCCCTGGCTGCACCACAGAAGCCTGTGCCTACCGTGAGCTTAGTGCCACCTTGGGCGATCGCAACGTCGTTATCTTAGGCATCAGCCCCGATAGTGTCACCTCCCACGCCAAATTCCAGCAAAAGCTCGACTTGCCCTTTCGTCTGCTGGCAGATGTGGATGCCAAAGTTGCCCAGGCCTACGGCAGCTATGGCCCGAAAAAGTTCATGGGCAAGGAATATCTAGGTGTCTATCGGGATACGTTTCTCATCGATCCCACAGGTAAAATTGCCGCCATTTATCGGCGGGTCAAACCCGCTGCCCACGTGGCGCAAGTGCTAGCGGATCTGGAGCGGCTGCAAGGGTGA
- a CDS encoding peroxiredoxin has product MSECLRVGQPAPDFEAVAVYDQEFKTIKLSDYRGKYVVLFFYPLDFTFVCPTEIVAFSDRYDEFAKLNTEILGVSVDSQFSHLAWTQTDRKAGGVGDLKYPLVSDLKKDISTAYNVLTEEGVALRGLFIIDKEGIIQHATINNLAFGRSVDETLRVLQAIQYVQTHPDEVCPAGWHPGDKTMNPDPVKSKVYFEAVG; this is encoded by the coding sequence ATGTCTGAGTGTCTGCGCGTCGGTCAACCCGCCCCCGATTTTGAAGCGGTTGCTGTTTATGACCAAGAGTTCAAAACCATCAAGCTCTCGGACTATCGCGGTAAGTACGTTGTTCTCTTTTTCTATCCCTTGGACTTTACCTTTGTCTGCCCCACGGAAATTGTTGCCTTTAGCGATCGCTACGATGAATTTGCCAAATTGAACACCGAAATCCTGGGCGTGTCTGTGGATAGCCAGTTCTCCCACTTGGCTTGGACACAAACTGATCGCAAAGCTGGTGGTGTCGGCGATCTTAAATATCCCTTGGTGTCTGACCTGAAAAAAGACATCAGCACTGCCTACAATGTCCTGACCGAAGAAGGCGTGGCCCTGCGGGGTCTGTTCATCATTGATAAAGAAGGGATTATCCAACACGCAACAATCAATAACTTGGCCTTTGGCCGCAGTGTTGATGAGACCCTGCGGGTACTCCAAGCGATTCAATACGTTCAAACTCACCCCGATGAAGTCTGCCCCGCGGGCTGGCACCCCGGTGACAAGACGATGAACCCTGACCCTGTCAAATCCAAAGTCTATTTTGAAGCCGTGGGCTAA
- a CDS encoding precorrin-2 C(20)-methyltransferase, whose amino-acid sequence MACERRCLSTGALVGLGLMATLCGIGVGPGDPELITLKGWRRLQQATVIAFPAGLQGRRGIAEEIIAPYKQPQQIYLPLEFPYVLEPDILERAWQKAADQVYAYLTQGRDVVFVSEGDVSFYSTFSYLAAALQNLDSQIAIEVIPGVCSPLAAAASLGVPLTLGSDRLAIVPGMYHGDDLARVWAWAEVVVFMKVRSVYGQVWHWLKEQNLLEQAAVVSWATTPKQQIYTPLTNYPELTLPYFSLLILWKQRPILQNFSRA is encoded by the coding sequence GTGGCTTGTGAGCGGCGCTGTCTATCAACTGGGGCACTGGTGGGGCTGGGGCTAATGGCTACTCTCTGTGGCATTGGTGTTGGTCCTGGGGATCCCGAACTCATCACCCTCAAAGGCTGGCGACGCTTGCAGCAAGCGACGGTGATTGCCTTTCCTGCGGGGCTACAGGGGCGCCGCGGCATTGCCGAGGAGATCATTGCCCCCTACAAACAACCCCAGCAAATTTACCTCCCCCTGGAATTCCCCTATGTTCTTGAGCCAGATATCTTAGAACGGGCATGGCAAAAGGCAGCGGATCAAGTCTATGCATACCTCACTCAGGGCAGGGATGTGGTGTTTGTCTCTGAGGGGGATGTCAGTTTCTATAGTACGTTTTCCTATCTAGCAGCCGCCCTCCAGAACCTTGACTCCCAGATTGCGATTGAGGTGATTCCGGGAGTTTGCTCGCCCTTGGCGGCGGCCGCCAGTTTAGGGGTGCCCCTGACCCTGGGGAGCGATCGCTTGGCAATTGTCCCAGGGATGTACCACGGAGATGACCTCGCTCGGGTCTGGGCATGGGCAGAGGTGGTGGTTTTCATGAAGGTGCGATCGGTCTATGGCCAGGTCTGGCATTGGCTCAAGGAACAGAACCTCCTGGAGCAGGCGGCAGTGGTGAGCTGGGCAACAACGCCTAAACAGCAAATCTACACCCCCCTTACGAACTATCCAGAGTTAACCCTGCCCTACTTTTCGCTGCTCATTCTCTGGAAGCAGCGCCCAATTTTGCAGAATTTCTCGAGGGCTTAA
- a CDS encoding NUDIX domain-containing protein, whose amino-acid sequence MNGFWRVLRFFLKRFWRHPFVAVSVIALTAGDRLILVQRRDTGQWSLPGGMMDWGETILDTGARELAEETGLTLTCFEGLVGVYSDPKRDPRVHAVCIAITARVSGEPQVMDIKEVRAVAAFALSDVPLADLAHDHAQQLQDYFSGRLGLT is encoded by the coding sequence GTGAATGGGTTTTGGCGAGTTCTACGCTTTTTCCTGAAGCGATTCTGGCGGCATCCCTTTGTGGCGGTGTCAGTCATTGCCTTGACGGCAGGCGATCGCCTGATTTTGGTCCAACGCCGCGATACGGGGCAATGGTCGCTGCCAGGGGGCATGATGGACTGGGGAGAAACGATCCTCGACACGGGGGCACGGGAATTAGCGGAGGAAACGGGTCTCACCCTCACCTGCTTTGAGGGTTTAGTGGGGGTCTATTCTGACCCGAAGCGGGATCCGCGGGTGCATGCGGTGTGTATCGCGATCACTGCCCGCGTCAGCGGTGAGCCACAGGTCATGGATATCAAGGAAGTGCGGGCCGTGGCCGCCTTTGCCCTCAGTGACGTCCCCTTAGCCGATTTAGCTCATGACCATGCCCAACAGTTACAGGACTATTTCAGTGGCCGCCTAGGCTTGACTTAA